In Mauremys reevesii isolate NIE-2019 linkage group 8, ASM1616193v1, whole genome shotgun sequence, a single genomic region encodes these proteins:
- the SFXN1 gene encoding sideroflexin-1 isoform X1, with the protein MEEFMKMSAHIPLDINIKEPRWDQSTFVGRANHFFTVTDPRNILLPNEQLENARKIVHDYRQGIVAPGLTEDELWRAKYVYDSAFHPDTGEKMILIGRMSAQVPMNMTITGCMMTFYRTTPAVVFWQWINQSFNAIVNYTNRSGDAPITVSQLGTAYVSATTGAVATALGLNALTKHVSPLIGRFVPFAAVAAANCINIPLMRQRELKFGIPVTDENGNRLGESAKAAQQAITQVVVSRILMAAPGMAIPPFIMNTLEKKAFLKRFPWMSAPIQVGLVGVCLVFATPLCCALFPQKSSMSVTRLEPELRAKIQEFSPGLERVYFNKGL; encoded by the exons AGTTCATGAAAATGTCAGCACATATACCATTAGACATTAATATCAAGGAACCCCGTTGGGATCAAAGCACTTTTGTTGGACGAGCCAATCATTTCTTTACTGTAACGGATCCCAGGAATATTTTATTACCTAATGAACAACTAGAAAATGCAAGAAAAATTGTTCATGATTACAG ACAAGGTATTGTGGCCCCTGGGTTGACAGAAGATGAACTATGGAGAGCAAAATATGTGTATGATTCAGCTTTTCACCCAGACACCGGTGAAAAGATGATTTTGATTGGCCGAATGTCAGCTCAGGTACCAATGAACATGACTATCACAGGATGTATGATGACCTTTTATAG aaCTACTCCAGCAGTGGTCTTTTGGCAGTGGATTAACCAGTCCTTCAACGCTATTGTAAATTACACCAACAGGAGTGGAGATGCCCCAATTACTGTCAG ccAGCTGGGAACAGCCTATGTTTCTGCCACTACAGGTGCTGTAGCAACAGCTCTAGGACTTAATGCACTAACCAAG CATGTCTCGCCCCTTATAGGACGCTTTGTTCCTTTTGCTGCTGTAGCTGCTGCTAATTGCATAAATATTCCATTAATGAGGCAAAG GGAACTCAAATTTGGTATCCCTGTTACTGACGAAAATGGGAACAGGTTAGGTGAATCAGCCAAAGCTGCTCAGCAGGCCATTACTCAGGTGGTTGTCTCAAGAATTCTCATGGCTGCCCCTGGCATGG CTATTCCTCCCTTTATAATGAATACTTTGGaaaaaaaagcctttttaaaG CGGTTCCCGTGGATGAGTGCCCCCATTCAAGTTGGATTAGTTGGAGTCTG TTTGGTGTTTGCTACACCTCTGTGCTGTGCATTGTTTCCTCAAAAAAG TTCCATGTCCGTAACACGCTTGGAGCCAGAATTGCGAGCCAAGATCCAAGAGTTCAGCCCTGGTTTAGAACGTGTGTACTTTAATAAAGGATTATAA
- the SFXN1 gene encoding sideroflexin-1 isoform X2, whose protein sequence is MKMSAHIPLDINIKEPRWDQSTFVGRANHFFTVTDPRNILLPNEQLENARKIVHDYRQGIVAPGLTEDELWRAKYVYDSAFHPDTGEKMILIGRMSAQVPMNMTITGCMMTFYRTTPAVVFWQWINQSFNAIVNYTNRSGDAPITVSQLGTAYVSATTGAVATALGLNALTKHVSPLIGRFVPFAAVAAANCINIPLMRQRELKFGIPVTDENGNRLGESAKAAQQAITQVVVSRILMAAPGMAIPPFIMNTLEKKAFLKRFPWMSAPIQVGLVGVCLVFATPLCCALFPQKSSMSVTRLEPELRAKIQEFSPGLERVYFNKGL, encoded by the exons ATGAAAATGTCAGCACATATACCATTAGACATTAATATCAAGGAACCCCGTTGGGATCAAAGCACTTTTGTTGGACGAGCCAATCATTTCTTTACTGTAACGGATCCCAGGAATATTTTATTACCTAATGAACAACTAGAAAATGCAAGAAAAATTGTTCATGATTACAG ACAAGGTATTGTGGCCCCTGGGTTGACAGAAGATGAACTATGGAGAGCAAAATATGTGTATGATTCAGCTTTTCACCCAGACACCGGTGAAAAGATGATTTTGATTGGCCGAATGTCAGCTCAGGTACCAATGAACATGACTATCACAGGATGTATGATGACCTTTTATAG aaCTACTCCAGCAGTGGTCTTTTGGCAGTGGATTAACCAGTCCTTCAACGCTATTGTAAATTACACCAACAGGAGTGGAGATGCCCCAATTACTGTCAG ccAGCTGGGAACAGCCTATGTTTCTGCCACTACAGGTGCTGTAGCAACAGCTCTAGGACTTAATGCACTAACCAAG CATGTCTCGCCCCTTATAGGACGCTTTGTTCCTTTTGCTGCTGTAGCTGCTGCTAATTGCATAAATATTCCATTAATGAGGCAAAG GGAACTCAAATTTGGTATCCCTGTTACTGACGAAAATGGGAACAGGTTAGGTGAATCAGCCAAAGCTGCTCAGCAGGCCATTACTCAGGTGGTTGTCTCAAGAATTCTCATGGCTGCCCCTGGCATGG CTATTCCTCCCTTTATAATGAATACTTTGGaaaaaaaagcctttttaaaG CGGTTCCCGTGGATGAGTGCCCCCATTCAAGTTGGATTAGTTGGAGTCTG TTTGGTGTTTGCTACACCTCTGTGCTGTGCATTGTTTCCTCAAAAAAG TTCCATGTCCGTAACACGCTTGGAGCCAGAATTGCGAGCCAAGATCCAAGAGTTCAGCCCTGGTTTAGAACGTGTGTACTTTAATAAAGGATTATAA